A genome region from Paradevosia shaoguanensis includes the following:
- a CDS encoding dihydrodipicolinate synthase family protein, with protein MPAFDIKNITGVIPAMVTTFDENENFDEARMRAAVRFLIDRKVHGLYLTGSTGESFMMSPEERKRVVEVVVDETAGRIPLMAHVGAISTKLTVELAQHAEEAGIDAISSVPPFYWGFSQDQVYNYYSDVTGSTSLPMIAYNVPLAGLFGFDMIKRLSTIKGLAGIKYTATTHFEIMRIKEEISKDFIVYSGADEMAMSGLSFGADGIIGSFYNLIPEVFIALDAAVKAGDMEAARQFQETANAIIFFSLPRNPIAAIKRGMAWMGADAGLCRSPFGNFDKAGEEELKAGFRKLKAERKLEGVAFLDAI; from the coding sequence ATGCCTGCCTTCGATATCAAGAACATCACCGGTGTGATCCCGGCGATGGTGACCACGTTCGATGAGAACGAGAATTTCGACGAGGCCCGCATGCGCGCGGCCGTGCGCTTCCTCATCGACAGGAAGGTGCACGGGCTCTACCTCACCGGCAGCACCGGCGAGAGCTTCATGATGTCGCCCGAAGAGCGCAAGCGGGTGGTCGAAGTCGTGGTCGACGAGACCGCCGGCCGCATCCCGCTCATGGCCCATGTCGGCGCCATCAGCACCAAGCTGACCGTGGAACTGGCCCAGCACGCCGAGGAAGCCGGCATCGACGCCATCTCCTCGGTGCCGCCGTTCTACTGGGGTTTCTCGCAGGATCAGGTCTACAACTACTATAGCGACGTGACCGGCTCCACGAGCCTGCCGATGATCGCCTACAACGTGCCGCTGGCCGGTCTCTTCGGCTTCGACATGATCAAGCGTCTCTCGACCATCAAGGGCCTGGCGGGCATCAAGTACACCGCCACCACCCATTTCGAGATCATGCGGATCAAGGAAGAAATCTCGAAGGACTTCATCGTCTATTCGGGTGCCGACGAGATGGCGATGTCGGGCCTCAGCTTCGGCGCCGACGGCATCATCGGTTCGTTCTACAACCTCATTCCGGAAGTCTTCATCGCTCTCGACGCCGCCGTGAAGGCCGGCGACATGGAAGCGGCCAGGCAGTTCCAGGAAACCGCCAACGCCATCATCTTCTTCTCGCTGCCGCGCAATCCGATCGCCGCCATCAAGCGCGGCATGGCCTGGATGGGCGCCGATGCCGGCCTCTGCCGCAGCCCCTTCGGCAATTTCGACAAGGCGGGCGAGGAAGAGCTCAAGGCCGGGTTCCGCAAGCTCAAGGCCGAACGCAAGCTGGAAGGCGTCGCCTTCCTCGATGCGATCTGA
- a CDS encoding ABC transporter ATP-binding protein, whose translation MQQQHNEDDVILRLRDVKVHFPLKGGFMQKTTAHVKAIDGVNLDVYRGEVLGLVGESGCGKTTLGKTILQLIHSTNGEITYRSTDEQETDLTKLKDHELFPYRKRLQIVFQDPHSSLNPAFTIFGSLEDPLKKYGIKSREERRKIIGDLLEAVNMRREYMDRYPHEFSGGQRQRIGIARALSIEPELIICDEAVSALDVSIQAQVLQLLMKLKQEKNLTYIFITHDLSVTEYICDRIAVMYLGRIVELCASEDLYARRLHPYTQALLSAIPVADLDKQTKRIVLEGDVPSPVNPPSGCPFHPRCQFRKDVCSQVEPKLRRYQIDGRDHYAACHLIDLPEAAPNAA comes from the coding sequence ATGCAGCAGCAGCACAATGAAGACGACGTGATCCTGCGCCTGCGTGACGTGAAGGTTCACTTCCCGCTCAAGGGCGGTTTCATGCAGAAGACCACCGCGCATGTGAAGGCCATCGACGGCGTCAACCTCGATGTCTATCGCGGCGAGGTGCTGGGGCTGGTGGGCGAGAGCGGTTGCGGCAAGACCACGCTCGGCAAGACCATCCTCCAGCTCATCCATTCCACCAATGGCGAGATCACCTATCGCTCGACCGACGAGCAGGAGACCGATCTCACCAAGCTCAAGGACCACGAGCTCTTCCCGTATCGCAAGCGCCTGCAGATCGTGTTCCAGGACCCGCATTCCTCGCTGAATCCGGCCTTCACCATCTTCGGCTCGCTTGAGGACCCGCTCAAGAAATACGGCATCAAGTCGCGCGAGGAGCGCCGCAAGATCATCGGCGACCTGCTCGAGGCGGTGAACATGCGGCGCGAATACATGGATCGCTACCCGCACGAGTTTTCGGGCGGACAGCGCCAGCGTATCGGCATTGCCCGGGCGCTCTCCATCGAGCCGGAACTGATCATCTGCGACGAGGCGGTGAGCGCGCTCGACGTGTCGATCCAGGCGCAGGTCCTGCAGCTTCTGATGAAGCTCAAGCAGGAAAAGAACCTCACCTACATCTTCATCACCCACGACCTGTCGGTCACCGAATACATCTGCGACCGCATCGCGGTGATGTATCTGGGCCGGATCGTGGAGCTGTGCGCGTCCGAGGATCTCTACGCCCGGCGCCTCCACCCCTATACGCAGGCGCTGCTCTCGGCCATCCCGGTGGCCGACCTCGACAAGCAGACCAAGCGCATCGTGCTTGAGGGTGACGTGCCCAGCCCGGTCAATCCGCCCAGCGGCTGCCCGTTCCACCCGCGCTGCCAGTTCCGCAAGGACGTGTGTTCGCAGGTCGAACCCAAGCTCAGGCGTTACCAAATCGACGGGCGCGACCACTACGCCGCCTGCCACCTCATCGACCTTCCCGAGGCCGCGCCCAACGCGGCGTGA
- a CDS encoding ureidoglycolate lyase, translating into MKLQPLTPGAAEPFAYAIRAVDGKMTEVPMVNEIGDVPGRHVFTVLAPKPVPADAISITFLERHPHSTQSFLPLRVGRWLVVVAPTLPSGDPDLANVRAFVAGPEDAICIARNAWHAGLTVLDQPAEFGMQMWRSDAGDDGVVFTLDQPLTLSL; encoded by the coding sequence ATGAAGTTGCAACCCCTGACGCCGGGCGCCGCCGAACCCTTCGCCTATGCGATCCGCGCGGTCGACGGCAAGATGACGGAAGTGCCGATGGTCAACGAGATCGGAGACGTGCCCGGGCGGCACGTCTTCACCGTGCTCGCGCCCAAGCCGGTCCCGGCTGATGCCATCAGTATCACCTTCCTCGAACGTCACCCCCATTCCACGCAGAGCTTCCTGCCGCTGCGGGTAGGGCGTTGGCTGGTGGTCGTGGCTCCGACCCTGCCGTCGGGCGATCCCGACCTGGCCAATGTCCGGGCGTTTGTCGCCGGGCCGGAAGACGCCATCTGCATCGCCCGCAATGCCTGGCATGCCGGCCTCACCGTGCTCGACCAGCCCGCCGAGTTCGGCATGCAGATGTGGCGCTCCGACGCCGGCGATGATGGCGTGGTCTTCACCCTCGATCAGCCGCTTACCCTCTCGCTCTGA
- a CDS encoding IclR family transcriptional regulator, with protein MGLLERGGAFDRVSEDRETPERDDSGAIAVLAKAFHVLETMADMAGPAPLREIAKATALPKGTLFRILQTMVGLGYVGQLTDSSDYYLTSQIAHLGRNARQEDIKMLAMPLMTVLHGKFNETINLGILEGQFVYYVAVMEAQRPLAWRVPAGTRDTFHSTALGRAIVAQLGDSHREALIRRANLKRAEKRGMTREALAALIEEARESKVAFDLEENDEGVVCIGTPIFIDSRVVAAVSVSIPAIRYTPALGEEIRQALLDLDFNFKTNKKRSSDSA; from the coding sequence ATGGGTCTGCTCGAACGTGGTGGAGCCTTTGATCGGGTGAGTGAAGATCGCGAAACTCCTGAGCGCGACGACAGTGGTGCCATCGCCGTTCTGGCGAAGGCTTTCCATGTGCTCGAAACCATGGCCGATATGGCCGGCCCTGCCCCATTGCGCGAAATCGCAAAAGCGACGGCCCTCCCCAAGGGCACGCTGTTCCGCATTCTGCAAACCATGGTGGGTCTGGGCTATGTCGGGCAGCTCACCGACAGCAGCGACTATTATCTGACCAGTCAGATCGCCCATCTTGGCCGCAATGCGCGTCAGGAAGACATCAAGATGCTCGCCATGCCGCTGATGACCGTGCTGCACGGCAAGTTCAATGAGACGATCAATCTTGGCATCCTCGAAGGTCAGTTCGTCTACTACGTCGCGGTGATGGAGGCGCAGCGCCCCCTCGCCTGGCGTGTGCCCGCTGGCACGCGCGATACGTTCCACTCGACGGCATTGGGCCGCGCTATCGTCGCGCAACTTGGCGACTCGCACCGCGAGGCTCTGATCCGCCGCGCCAATCTCAAGCGAGCCGAAAAGCGCGGTATGACCCGCGAAGCCTTGGCTGCGCTGATCGAGGAGGCGCGGGAAAGTAAAGTTGCCTTCGATCTCGAGGAAAACGACGAAGGGGTCGTCTGCATCGGCACGCCGATCTTCATCGACAGTCGCGTTGTCGCCGCGGTGAGCGTCTCTATCCCCGCCATTCGTTACACACCAGCTTTGGGCGAAGAGATACGGCAGGCCTTGCTGGACCTCGACTTCAACTTCAAGACCAACAAGAAGCGGTCGAGTGATTCCGCGTGA
- a CDS encoding GNAT family N-acetyltransferase, giving the protein MTYEIRPERSPDAAAIRELTDMAFRGAKHSSGTEGAIIDALRTAGALTLSLVATMDGEIVGHVAFSPVTFDGVDIGWLGLGPISVRPDLQGEGIGSALINEGTGHLRRLGVPGCVLLGDPKYYRRFGFESDPAIRYQGVPPEYFRRISLDGSQPTGDVAFHPAFSI; this is encoded by the coding sequence GTGACCTACGAAATCCGCCCTGAACGCTCCCCTGACGCGGCCGCTATACGCGAACTTACCGACATGGCCTTCAGAGGTGCCAAGCACAGCTCCGGCACCGAAGGCGCAATTATCGACGCCCTTCGCACTGCCGGCGCCCTCACGTTGTCACTGGTCGCAACCATGGACGGAGAGATCGTCGGTCACGTCGCCTTTTCGCCCGTGACGTTCGATGGCGTCGATATTGGCTGGCTAGGCCTCGGCCCGATCTCCGTTCGCCCGGATCTTCAAGGCGAGGGAATCGGCAGCGCGTTGATTAACGAAGGGACGGGCCACCTCCGCCGATTAGGCGTTCCAGGCTGCGTGCTGCTTGGTGATCCGAAGTACTATCGGCGTTTCGGCTTCGAGAGCGACCCCGCCATTCGCTATCAGGGCGTACCGCCGGAATACTTCAGGCGGATATCGCTCGATGGATCGCAACCGACCGGCGACGTGGCCTTTCACCCGGCCTTCTCAATTTAA
- a CDS encoding ABC transporter ATP-binding protein: MAQNHDVALTVNGLKTFMYTNKRCNKAVNGVSFQIKKGKTLCIVGESGCGKSVTASAVMQLLPTLSRIEEGEIIYHSDRGDIRIDQLARNGRQMRAIRGAEMAMIFQDPMTALNPVYTVGFQIIENLKYHTALKGRQLKDKAIDLLRSMGIPLPERRVDEFPHRYSGGMRQRAMIAMAMACNPKILIADEPTTALDVTIQAQIFELMDRLKKEHGTAIMLITHDMGAVAELADDVAVMYMGNIVEAGTVGEVLRNPVHPYTRALLASIPVLGRGKNQDIQAIPGSTPDPFDRPSGCQFAPRCAFATEACNDMPDETHVTNTHRVMCWRYEEFAHAAAAQ, from the coding sequence ATGGCTCAGAACCACGACGTCGCCCTGACGGTAAACGGGCTCAAGACCTTCATGTACACCAACAAGCGCTGCAACAAGGCGGTGAACGGTGTCTCGTTCCAGATCAAGAAGGGCAAGACACTCTGCATCGTGGGCGAAAGCGGATGCGGCAAGAGCGTCACGGCCTCGGCGGTGATGCAGCTCCTGCCCACGCTCTCGCGCATCGAAGAGGGCGAGATCATCTATCACTCCGATCGCGGCGACATCCGCATCGACCAGCTCGCCCGCAACGGCCGCCAGATGCGCGCCATCCGCGGCGCCGAGATGGCCATGATCTTCCAGGACCCGATGACCGCGCTCAACCCGGTCTACACGGTCGGTTTCCAGATCATCGAGAACCTCAAGTACCACACGGCGCTCAAGGGCCGGCAGCTCAAGGACAAGGCCATCGACCTCCTGCGGTCGATGGGCATTCCCTTGCCCGAGCGGCGCGTCGACGAGTTCCCGCACCGCTATTCGGGCGGCATGCGCCAGCGCGCCATGATCGCCATGGCCATGGCCTGCAACCCCAAGATCCTGATCGCGGACGAGCCGACCACGGCGCTGGACGTCACCATCCAGGCCCAGATTTTCGAGCTGATGGACCGGCTCAAGAAGGAGCACGGCACCGCCATCATGCTCATCACCCACGACATGGGCGCCGTGGCCGAATTGGCCGACGACGTCGCCGTCATGTACATGGGCAACATCGTGGAAGCTGGCACTGTCGGCGAAGTGCTGCGCAACCCCGTCCACCCCTATACGCGTGCCCTCCTGGCCTCGATCCCGGTCCTCGGCCGCGGCAAGAACCAGGACATCCAGGCCATTCCCGGCTCGACGCCCGATCCGTTCGACCGTCCGTCGGGCTGCCAGTTCGCCCCGCGCTGCGCCTTCGCCACCGAAGCCTGCAACGACATGCCGGACGAGACCCACGTTACCAATACCCACCGCGTCATGTGCTGGCGCTACGAGGAGTTCGCTCATGCAGCAGCAGCACAATGA
- a CDS encoding aspartate aminotransferase family protein, producing MGDKLNFEQSARIIAENSRFVAGGVNSNFRLGMQPGPLVFERGEGAYLFDVDGNRLIDYYCGMGAMVLGHNPAGVRQAVKEQVDRGILFAGQAPVEFQAARIICERIPSAERIRFGSSGSEVAQAAMRLARAVTGRRKIVKFEGHYHGWFDNILWSTAPALNAGGPEDAPVPVGGSKGQDPSEAEGLSILGWNDLAAVEARLAKGDVAAVLMEAAMCNQGAISPAPGYLEGVQAACRKHGALLIFDEVITGFRLGRGGAQERFGVTPDISIFAKAIANGFPVAAIVGRADLIDLFATGGVLHGGTFNAQPVAMAAMIGTQNALTPEHYERSSVYGVRLRDGISDILKEAGIKAQVTGFELMFHVAFGLDEPARNYRDMARSDKKGYSLFSLALLQRGVRVLERGAWFVSSEHNDDVVDQTLEAVRSAAREVAPQLG from the coding sequence GTGGGCGACAAACTGAATTTCGAGCAATCGGCCAGGATCATCGCGGAAAACTCCCGCTTCGTGGCAGGTGGCGTCAATTCCAACTTCCGCCTCGGCATGCAGCCGGGCCCGCTGGTGTTCGAGCGCGGCGAAGGCGCCTACCTCTTCGACGTCGATGGCAATCGCCTCATCGATTACTACTGCGGAATGGGCGCCATGGTGCTCGGCCACAATCCGGCCGGCGTGCGCCAGGCGGTCAAGGAGCAGGTCGATCGCGGCATTCTGTTTGCCGGCCAGGCTCCGGTCGAGTTCCAAGCCGCCAGGATCATCTGCGAGCGCATTCCGTCGGCCGAGCGTATCCGTTTCGGCTCCTCGGGTTCGGAAGTCGCCCAGGCCGCCATGCGCCTTGCCCGCGCCGTCACCGGTCGGCGCAAGATCGTCAAGTTCGAAGGCCATTACCATGGCTGGTTCGACAACATCCTGTGGTCGACCGCTCCGGCGCTCAATGCCGGTGGTCCGGAAGACGCGCCGGTGCCTGTCGGCGGCAGCAAGGGCCAGGACCCGAGCGAGGCCGAGGGCCTTTCGATCCTCGGCTGGAACGATCTCGCCGCCGTCGAGGCGCGTCTTGCCAAGGGCGACGTGGCGGCGGTGCTGATGGAAGCGGCCATGTGCAACCAGGGTGCCATCTCTCCGGCGCCGGGCTATCTCGAAGGCGTGCAGGCAGCCTGCCGCAAGCACGGCGCGCTGCTGATCTTCGATGAAGTCATCACCGGTTTCCGCCTCGGACGTGGCGGCGCGCAGGAGCGGTTCGGCGTCACGCCCGACATCTCGATCTTCGCCAAGGCCATCGCCAACGGCTTCCCAGTCGCTGCCATTGTCGGCCGCGCCGACCTCATCGATCTCTTCGCCACCGGCGGCGTTCTGCATGGCGGAACGTTCAATGCCCAGCCCGTCGCCATGGCGGCGATGATCGGCACGCAGAACGCCCTGACGCCCGAGCATTACGAGCGCAGCTCCGTCTATGGCGTGCGTCTGCGCGACGGCATCAGCGACATTCTCAAGGAAGCCGGGATCAAGGCGCAGGTGACGGGCTTCGAGCTCATGTTCCACGTCGCCTTCGGCCTCGACGAGCCGGCGCGCAATTACCGCGACATGGCCCGTTCGGACAAGAAGGGCTACAGCCTGTTCTCGCTGGCATTGCTGCAGCGCGGCGTGCGCGTGCTCGAACGCGGCGCGTGGTTCGTTTCGTCCGAACATAATGACGATGTGGTCGACCAAACCCTTGAGGCGGTTCGCAGCGCCGCAAGGGAAGTAGCCCCGCAACTGGGTTGA
- a CDS encoding helix-turn-helix domain-containing protein yields MDEIDKRGGRRHGHSLAATLRRLRQEAGLNLNELAQRSDLAPSTLSKIENAQMSPTYETLLSLASGLDVDVTELFAHKPSAPVSGRRTVTRKGEGAVLKAGTYDYELLCADIARKKFVPLLTRINARSTREFNTLVTHPGEEFIYVLEGSIVLHTDLYAPTELKAGDSCYFDSLMGHALISSSDEPATILWVCSNVVEPLIG; encoded by the coding sequence ATGGACGAGATAGACAAGCGTGGCGGAAGGCGGCATGGCCACTCGCTGGCTGCTACGTTGCGCAGACTTCGGCAGGAAGCAGGGCTCAATCTCAACGAACTCGCACAGCGCAGCGATCTGGCTCCGTCCACACTCTCCAAGATCGAAAATGCGCAGATGTCGCCGACCTACGAGACGCTGCTGAGCCTCGCCTCAGGTCTTGACGTCGATGTCACCGAGCTTTTCGCCCACAAGCCGAGTGCGCCTGTGAGTGGTCGCCGCACCGTGACGCGGAAGGGCGAGGGCGCGGTGCTCAAGGCCGGCACCTACGACTACGAATTGCTGTGCGCCGATATTGCCCGCAAGAAGTTCGTCCCCCTGCTCACCCGCATCAACGCCCGCTCAACCCGCGAGTTCAACACGCTGGTGACGCATCCGGGCGAGGAATTCATTTACGTGCTCGAAGGCAGCATCGTACTCCACACCGATCTCTACGCACCAACCGAGCTCAAGGCCGGTGACAGCTGCTATTTCGACAGCCTCATGGGCCACGCGCTGATCTCATCCTCCGACGAGCCTGCTACCATCCTATGGGTCTGCTCGAACGTGGTGGAGCCTTTGATCGGGTGA